In Pectinophora gossypiella chromosome 1, ilPecGoss1.1, whole genome shotgun sequence, one genomic interval encodes:
- the LOC126368725 gene encoding COP9 signalosome complex subunit 8, giving the protein MLTNFDKLCVDLEKQELEAANGVATPSTYAQLLAIYLYHNDLCNAKFLWKRIPQNITSSNPEIAAIWAVGQKMWKKDLAGTYQALAAYTWTEPVSNIIRALEEKVRERALNLIGRSYSTVSIDTVVSMTGLSRDAVLHMCQDRKWDLDEDGTTIKPIPPTQPAPLHTSSEDQLFKLTEFVSFLEN; this is encoded by the exons atgcTTACGAATTTTGATAAATTATGTGTCGATCTAGAAAAACAAGAATTGGAG GCTGCCAACGGTGTAGCTACTCCTTCTACGTATGCTCAACTGCTTGCTATATACTTATATCATAATGACTT ATGCAATGCTAAGTTTTTATGGAAAAGAATTCCCCAGAATATCACAAGTAGTAATCCTGAGATAGCTGCCATATGGGCCGTGGGGCAGAAGATGTGGAAGAAAGACCTTGCCGGAACCTACCAAGCACTCGCTGCTTACACTTGGACTGAACCTGTATCTAATATCATCAGGGCACTTGAAG AAAAAGTTCGGGAGCGTGCATTGAACCTCATTGGTCGATCCTACAGCACCGTTTCCATAGATACAGTAGTATCAATGACAGGCCTCAGCAGAGATGCAGTGCTTCATATGTGCCAAGACCGCAAGTGGGATTTAGATGAGGATGGCACCACCATCAAACCGATACCTCCAACACAACCCGCTCCACTACACACGTCGAGTGAAGACCAGCTGTTCAAGCTGACGGAGTTTGTATCATTTTTAGAAAActaa